The following proteins are encoded in a genomic region of Triticum dicoccoides isolate Atlit2015 ecotype Zavitan chromosome 1B, WEW_v2.0, whole genome shotgun sequence:
- the LOC119335577 gene encoding uncharacterized protein LOC119335577 yields the protein MAAASMVGMPKSPRSVAFGTAASPFGDRRKARFCVAACGRDDQQPPPSMAAVPASLRAIQAKRKMAAQARGVPRATSAAGCAVAALAAAVEAVQGAAVGGASGAARGAGDAVAWVFQKVHFESPDLAVGLLGIVASCLGTAVEMEMERIRAKEIEESAIKANPAAAVDDDDDNGEDAEEADDLTMLVGMEMEKELWARIGIHHDDDDDDMPLGDNDDEQEAIEAARAGIRKAAYERIIATSEANSLILSNYAQLLYEFDKDLDRAEDYFKRAVAIEPPDGEAMRRYAVFLWQARGDLAGAEDMFTSAIDEEPDSSHHRSSYAWFLWMTGGVETCVIDSGNNDDTE from the exons ATGGCGGCGGCGAGCATGGTTGGCATGCCCAAGAGCCCCCGCTCGGTGGCCTTCGGGACGGCTGCCTCGCCCTTCGGGGACAGGAGGAAGGCCCGGTTCTGCGTCGCGGCGTGCGGCAGGGACGACCAGCAGCCGCCCCCGTCGATGGCCGCGGTGCCAGCGTCGCTGCGGGCGATCCAGGCCAAGAGGAAGATGGCGGCGCAGGCGCGCGGGGTTCCGCGGGCGACGAGCGCGGCAGGGTGCGCGGTGGCCGCGCTCGCCGCCGCGGTGGAAGCCGTGCAGGGCGCGGCGGTCGGGGGAGCCTCCGGCGCCGCGCGCGGCGCCGGGGATGCCGTGGCGTGGGTCTTCCAGAAGGTGCACTTCGAGTCGCCCGACCTCGCCGTGGGACTGCTCGGTATCGTCGCGTCCTGCCTCGGCACGgccgtggagatggagatggagcggATTAGGGCCAAGGAGATCGAGGAGTCGGCCATCAAGgccaaccccgccgccgccgtcgatgacGACGATGACAACGGCGAAGATGCGGAAGAGGCAGACGATCTGACGATGCTGGTGGGGATGGAAATGGAGAAGGAGCTCTGGGCCAGGATCGGCATCCatcatgacgacgacgacgacgacatgcCGCTGGGCGACAACGACGACGAGCAGGAGGCCATTGAGGCCGCCCGCGCCGGCATACGGAAGGCCGCGTACGAGCGGATCATTGCCACCTCCGAGGCCAACTCGCTCATCCTCTCCAACTACGCGCAGCTCCTCTACGAGTTCGACAAGGATCTCGACAG GGCGGAGGATTATTTCAAGCGTGCGGTCGCCATCGAGCCGCCTGACGGCGAGGCGATGCGGAGGTACGCGGTCTTCCTCTGGCAAGCCCGCGGTGACCTGGCCGGCGCGGAGGACATGTTCACCAGCGCCATCGACGAGGAGCCGGACAGCAGCCACCACCGGAGCAGCTATGCGTGGTTCCTCTGGATGACTGGCGGTGTGGAGACCTGCGTCATCGACTCCGGCAACAACGACGACACCGAATGA